In Stenotrophomonas sp. ASS1, the following proteins share a genomic window:
- a CDS encoding NADH-quinone oxidoreductase subunit M, translated as MSNWPLLSVLIWLPIIGGALILAIRDAQTARWASLGVAVLTFVASLSLLSGYNAGIDGLQFVETHAWIPAYKIGYNLGVDGIAVALILLTTLVSVLALIGAWSAIDKRVNQYVAAFLILEGVTVGIFAATDAMLFYVFFEAMLIPMFLIIGVWGGPRRIYAALKFFLYTFLGSVLMLVALIYLYMKGGSFQLADLYALPLSAKEQTWIFFAFLIAFAVKVPMFPVHTWLPDAHVEAPTAGSVILAAIALKIGGYGFLRFNLPIVPDASQEWAWLVIALSLIAVIYVGLVALVQDDMKKLIAYSSIAHMGFVTLGTFIALWLVREAGNADAARLGLQGAMVQMISHGFVSGAMFSCVGVLYDRMHSRRIADYGGVVNVMPWFATFAMLFFMANAGLPGTSGFVGEFMVILSAFQRNPWIALGAATTLIIGAAYTLWLYKRIFFGEVANSHVAELKDINGREWLVLGVFAIGVLALGIYPKPLTDLMEPSIAKLAMQIASSKLL; from the coding sequence GTGTCGAACTGGCCTCTACTCAGTGTCCTCATCTGGCTGCCGATCATCGGTGGCGCCCTGATCCTTGCGATCCGTGATGCACAGACTGCCCGCTGGGCGTCGCTGGGCGTCGCGGTGCTCACCTTCGTTGCAAGCCTCTCGCTGCTGAGCGGCTACAACGCGGGCATCGACGGCCTGCAGTTCGTCGAGACCCATGCCTGGATCCCGGCGTACAAGATCGGCTACAACCTGGGCGTGGACGGCATTGCCGTGGCGCTGATCCTGCTGACCACCCTGGTCAGCGTGCTTGCCCTGATCGGCGCCTGGAGCGCCATCGACAAGCGCGTCAACCAGTACGTGGCGGCCTTCCTGATCCTGGAAGGCGTCACCGTCGGCATCTTCGCCGCGACGGACGCGATGCTGTTCTACGTGTTCTTCGAAGCCATGCTGATCCCGATGTTCCTGATCATCGGTGTCTGGGGTGGCCCGCGCCGCATCTACGCAGCATTGAAGTTCTTCCTGTACACCTTCCTCGGCTCGGTGCTGATGCTGGTGGCGCTGATCTACCTGTACATGAAGGGCGGCAGCTTCCAGCTGGCCGACCTGTACGCGCTGCCGCTGTCGGCCAAGGAACAGACCTGGATCTTCTTTGCCTTCCTGATCGCCTTCGCGGTCAAGGTGCCGATGTTCCCGGTCCACACCTGGCTGCCGGACGCCCACGTGGAAGCGCCGACCGCCGGTTCGGTGATCCTGGCCGCCATCGCCCTGAAGATCGGTGGCTACGGCTTCCTGCGCTTCAACCTGCCGATCGTCCCGGACGCGTCGCAGGAATGGGCCTGGCTGGTGATCGCGCTGTCGCTGATCGCGGTGATCTACGTCGGCCTGGTCGCCCTGGTGCAGGACGACATGAAGAAGCTGATCGCCTATTCGTCGATCGCGCACATGGGCTTCGTCACCCTGGGCACCTTCATCGCCCTGTGGCTGGTGCGTGAAGCCGGCAACGCCGATGCTGCCCGCCTGGGCCTGCAGGGCGCCATGGTGCAGATGATCTCGCACGGCTTCGTGTCCGGTGCGATGTTCTCCTGTGTCGGCGTGCTGTACGACCGCATGCACAGCCGCCGCATCGCCGATTACGGCGGCGTGGTCAACGTGATGCCGTGGTTCGCCACCTTCGCCATGCTGTTCTTTATGGCCAATGCGGGCCTGCCGGGCACCAGCGGTTTCGTCGGCGAGTTCATGGTCATCCTGTCGGCCTTCCAGCGTAATCCGTGGATCGCACTGGGCGCGGCCACCACCCTGATCATCGGCGCCGCCTACACCCTGTGGCTGTACAAGCGCATCTTCTTCGGCGAAGTGGCCAACAGCCACGTGGCCGAACTGAAGGACATCAACGGCCGCGAATGGCTGGTGCTGGGCGTGTTCGCCATCGGCGTGCTGGCCCTGGGCATCTACCCCAAGCCGCTGACCGACCTGATGGAGCCCTCGATCGCGAAGCTGGCGATGCAGATCGCATCCAGCAAGCTGCTGTAA
- the nuoL gene encoding NADH-quinone oxidoreductase subunit L: protein MEITLSKSLLIAVVLAPLFGSIIAGLFGRQVKRFGAQTITILGVAVACGLSMYTLYQLLWGGAQPFNQNIYTFFEVGQYSAHVGFMVDKLTAMMMVVVTFVSLLVHIYTIGYMQDDPGYQRFFSYISLFTFSMLTLVMSNNFLQLFFGWEAVGLVSYLLIGFWFKRPTAIFANMKAFLVNRVGDFGFLLGIAGVLWVFGTLDYSQVFSQAGMLADPRAQLQIWDGTMFGMQLLNEPVIWSIATVICICLFIGAMGKSAQVPLHVWLPDSMEGPTPISALIHAATMVTAGIFMVTRMSPLFELSQTALNFILFIGATTAFFTGLIGIVQNDIKRVVAYSTLSQLGYMTVALGVSAYSAAVFHLMTHAFFKALLFLGAGSVIIAMHHEQDMRKMGGLRKYMPITFVTMWIGTLALVGTPFFSGFYSKDTIIEAAEIHAHMQNSWVATYGYWAVLGGVLVTSFYSFRLLFLTFHGKERFRDAHDDHGHAHDDHHAADAHPADAHHGDAHHDDHGHGHGPHEPHETPWVVTLPLILLAIPSIAIGFFSIGPMLHGTDWAGHHAHEAIKGQAQTFFTGIVNFYDPAKNTVGFLGEEFHGPVAFALHGMMLPPFWLTLAGFLLAALFYLWKPDLSGKARKTFAPLVSVLENKYGFDKLWIDGFAGGSVKLGKVARWIDSNIVDGVVNLSARVVDVAAGVLRRTQSGFLYHYAFAMIIGLIALLGVLMHYLR from the coding sequence ATGGAAATCACTCTCTCCAAGAGTCTGTTGATCGCAGTGGTGCTTGCACCGCTGTTCGGCAGCATCATCGCCGGCCTGTTCGGTCGCCAGGTCAAGCGCTTCGGCGCGCAGACCATCACCATCCTCGGCGTCGCGGTTGCCTGCGGCCTGTCGATGTACACGCTCTACCAGTTGCTGTGGGGCGGCGCGCAGCCGTTCAACCAGAACATCTACACGTTCTTCGAAGTCGGCCAGTACTCGGCCCACGTCGGTTTCATGGTCGACAAGCTGACCGCGATGATGATGGTGGTGGTGACCTTCGTGTCGCTGCTGGTCCACATCTATACGATCGGCTACATGCAGGACGATCCGGGCTACCAGCGGTTCTTCAGCTACATCTCGCTGTTCACCTTCTCGATGCTCACCCTGGTGATGAGCAACAACTTCCTGCAGCTGTTCTTCGGCTGGGAAGCGGTGGGCCTGGTGTCGTACCTGCTGATCGGCTTCTGGTTCAAGCGCCCGACTGCGATCTTCGCCAACATGAAGGCGTTCCTGGTCAATCGCGTTGGTGACTTCGGCTTCCTGCTCGGTATCGCCGGCGTGCTGTGGGTGTTCGGCACCCTGGACTACTCGCAGGTGTTCTCGCAGGCCGGCATGCTGGCTGACCCGCGCGCCCAGCTGCAGATCTGGGACGGCACCATGTTCGGCATGCAGCTGCTGAACGAGCCGGTGATCTGGTCGATCGCCACCGTCATCTGCATCTGCCTGTTCATCGGTGCCATGGGCAAGTCGGCCCAGGTCCCGCTGCACGTGTGGCTGCCGGACTCGATGGAAGGCCCGACCCCGATCTCGGCACTGATCCACGCCGCGACGATGGTGACCGCCGGTATCTTCATGGTCACCCGCATGTCGCCGCTGTTCGAGCTGTCGCAGACCGCGCTGAACTTCATCCTGTTCATCGGTGCCACCACCGCGTTCTTCACCGGCCTGATCGGCATCGTGCAGAACGACATCAAGCGCGTCGTCGCGTACTCCACGCTGTCGCAGCTGGGCTACATGACCGTTGCCTTGGGCGTGTCCGCCTACTCGGCCGCCGTGTTCCACCTGATGACCCACGCCTTCTTCAAGGCGCTGCTGTTCCTGGGTGCCGGCTCGGTCATCATCGCGATGCACCACGAGCAGGACATGCGCAAGATGGGCGGCCTGCGCAAGTACATGCCGATCACCTTCGTCACCATGTGGATCGGTACCCTGGCCCTGGTCGGTACGCCGTTCTTCTCCGGCTTCTACTCGAAGGACACCATCATCGAGGCGGCCGAGATCCACGCCCACATGCAGAACAGCTGGGTGGCCACCTATGGCTACTGGGCAGTGCTGGGTGGCGTGCTGGTGACCAGCTTCTACAGCTTCCGCCTGCTGTTCCTGACCTTCCACGGCAAGGAGCGCTTCCGCGACGCGCATGATGATCACGGCCATGCCCATGACGATCACCACGCCGCAGATGCGCACCCTGCTGATGCCCATCATGGGGACGCGCACCATGACGACCACGGCCATGGCCACGGTCCGCATGAGCCGCACGAAACCCCGTGGGTGGTGACCCTGCCGCTGATCCTGCTGGCCATCCCGTCGATCGCCATCGGTTTCTTCAGCATCGGTCCGATGCTGCACGGCACCGACTGGGCCGGCCACCATGCGCACGAGGCCATCAAGGGCCAGGCGCAGACGTTCTTCACCGGCATCGTGAACTTCTACGATCCGGCCAAGAACACCGTTGGCTTCCTGGGCGAAGAGTTCCATGGTCCGGTGGCGTTCGCGCTGCACGGCATGATGCTGCCGCCGTTCTGGCTGACCCTGGCGGGCTTCCTGCTGGCTGCACTGTTCTACCTGTGGAAGCCGGACCTGTCGGGCAAGGCGCGCAAGACCTTCGCCCCGCTGGTGTCGGTGCTGGAAAACAAGTACGGCTTCGACAAGCTGTGGATCGATGGCTTTGCCGGTGGCAGCGTCAAGCTGGGCAAGGTCGCACGCTGGATCGACAGCAACATCGTCGACGGCGTGGTCAATCTCTCGGCACGTGTTGTGGACGTCGCAGCCGGCGTGCTGCGTCGTACCCAATCCGGTTTCCTCTATCACTACGCCTTCGCGATGATCATCGGCCTGATTGCCCTTCTGGGCGTGCTGATGCATTACCTGCGTTGA
- the nuoK gene encoding NADH-quinone oxidoreductase subunit NuoK, with protein MITLGHILALGAVLFAISLAGIFLNRKNVIVLLMSIELMLLSVNINFVGFSRQLGDPSGQLFVFFILTVAAAEAAIGLAILVTLFRTRRTINVGEVDSLKG; from the coding sequence GTGATTACCCTTGGCCACATCCTTGCGCTGGGCGCGGTGCTGTTCGCCATCAGCCTGGCCGGCATCTTCCTCAACCGGAAGAACGTCATCGTCCTGCTGATGTCGATCGAACTGATGCTGCTGTCGGTGAACATCAACTTCGTCGGCTTCTCGCGTCAGCTGGGCGATCCGTCCGGCCAGCTGTTCGTGTTCTTCATCCTGACCGTCGCCGCCGCGGAAGCCGCCATCGGCCTGGCGATCCTGGTGACCCTGTTCCGTACCCGCCGCACGATCAATGTCGGCGAAGTCGATTCGTTGAAGGGCTGA
- a CDS encoding NADH-quinone oxidoreductase subunit J — MDWVNIAFWVFAIAATVSAGAVISVRNPVHAVLCLVLTFFSIACVWLLVGAEFLGVALVLVYVGAVMVLFLFVVMMLDIDPTKLREGWVRYLPVGLIVAVAMLVQMLILIGVKGRAVNPFPADNAAAVAADSSNVTWLARTLFTEYLLPFEFAAVILTVAVVAAVMLTLRRRTGVKSQNPGEQTMVKAGQRLRMVKMGAEAPVVHSNSKPAAGEETQP, encoded by the coding sequence ATGGATTGGGTAAATATCGCTTTCTGGGTGTTCGCCATCGCGGCAACGGTTTCGGCCGGTGCGGTGATCAGCGTGCGCAACCCGGTTCACGCCGTGCTCTGCCTGGTGCTGACCTTCTTCTCCATTGCCTGCGTGTGGCTGCTGGTCGGCGCCGAGTTCCTCGGCGTGGCGCTGGTGCTGGTCTACGTCGGCGCGGTGATGGTGCTGTTCCTGTTCGTGGTGATGATGCTCGACATCGACCCCACCAAGCTGCGTGAGGGCTGGGTCCGCTACCTGCCGGTCGGTCTCATTGTTGCGGTGGCGATGCTGGTGCAGATGCTGATCCTGATCGGCGTGAAGGGCAGGGCGGTCAACCCGTTCCCGGCCGACAACGCCGCCGCGGTCGCTGCCGACAGCTCCAACGTCACCTGGCTGGCGCGTACGCTGTTCACCGAGTACCTGCTGCCGTTCGAGTTCGCCGCCGTCATCCTGACCGTGGCCGTGGTTGCCGCCGTGATGCTGACCCTGCGCCGCCGTACCGGCGTGAAGAGCCAGAACCCGGGTGAGCAGACCATGGTCAAGGCCGGCCAGCGCCTGCGCATGGTCAAGATGGGCGCCGAAGCGCCGGTCGTGCACAGCAACAGCAAGCCGGCCGCCGGCGAGGAGACCCAGCCGTGA
- the nuoI gene encoding NADH-quinone oxidoreductase subunit NuoI, producing MNRITHYFKSLLLLELLGGLWLTLKYSFKPKYTMMYPMEKFPQSPRFRGLHALRRYPNGEERCIACKLCEAVCPALAITIDSAKREDGTRRTTRYDIDLFKCIFCGFCEESCPVDSIVETHILEYHFENRGENIVTKPQLLALGDRLESEIAERRAADAAYR from the coding sequence ATGAACAGGATTACCCATTACTTCAAGAGCCTGCTGCTGCTCGAACTGCTGGGCGGCCTTTGGCTGACGCTGAAGTACAGCTTCAAGCCCAAGTACACGATGATGTACCCGATGGAGAAGTTCCCGCAGTCGCCGCGCTTCCGTGGCCTGCACGCCCTGCGCCGTTACCCCAACGGTGAAGAGCGCTGCATCGCCTGCAAGCTGTGCGAAGCGGTGTGCCCTGCATTGGCCATCACCATCGACTCGGCCAAGCGCGAAGACGGCACCCGCCGTACCACGCGCTATGACATCGATCTGTTCAAGTGCATCTTCTGCGGCTTCTGCGAAGAAAGCTGCCCGGTGGACTCGATCGTCGAAACCCACATCCTCGAGTACCACTTCGAGAATCGTGGCGAAAACATCGTTACCAAGCCGCAGCTGCTGGCCCTGGGCGACCGTCTCGAGTCCGAGATCGCCGAGCGTCGCGCCGCCGATGCCGCTTACCGCTGA
- the nuoH gene encoding NADH-quinone oxidoreductase subunit NuoH encodes MNELLLNAVDPLHQWLLGLGDIGALIWIILKILVITVPVIISVAFYVVWERKLIGWMHVRHGPMYVGMGIFQAFADVFKLLFKEVVQPSSANKAIYLLAPLITLAPAFAAWSVVPFDSQIVLSNANAGLLYLLAMTSLGIYGIILAGWASNSKYAFLGAMRASAQMISYEIAMGFALVGVMIASGSLNLSNIVMAQAGNSGFFDWFLLPLFPLFVIYWVSGVAETNRAPFDVVEGESEIVAGHMVEYSGGAFALFFLAEYANMILISFLISIFFLGGWLSPIQGWVNFGDVSPLVDWIWKGGAPWLFVKVFFFASAYIWFRASFPRFRYDQIMRLGWKVFIPLAILWIAVTAVMVFFGVIQKGV; translated from the coding sequence ATGAACGAATTGCTGTTGAACGCGGTCGACCCGCTGCACCAGTGGCTGCTTGGCCTCGGTGACATCGGCGCGCTGATCTGGATCATCCTGAAGATCCTGGTGATCACCGTTCCGGTGATCATCTCGGTGGCCTTCTACGTGGTCTGGGAACGCAAGCTGATCGGCTGGATGCACGTCCGCCACGGCCCGATGTACGTGGGCATGGGCATCTTCCAGGCCTTCGCCGACGTCTTCAAGCTGCTGTTCAAGGAAGTGGTCCAACCGAGCAGCGCCAACAAGGCGATCTACCTGCTGGCCCCGCTGATCACCCTGGCCCCGGCCTTCGCGGCCTGGTCGGTGGTCCCCTTCGATTCGCAGATCGTGCTGTCCAACGCCAACGCCGGCCTGCTGTACCTGCTGGCGATGACCTCGCTGGGCATCTACGGCATCATCCTGGCCGGTTGGGCATCCAACTCGAAGTATGCGTTCCTGGGTGCGATGCGCGCCTCGGCGCAGATGATCAGCTACGAAATCGCCATGGGCTTCGCCCTGGTCGGCGTGATGATCGCGTCGGGCAGCCTGAACCTGAGCAACATCGTGATGGCGCAGGCTGGCAATTCCGGTTTCTTCGACTGGTTCCTGCTGCCGCTGTTCCCGCTGTTCGTCATCTACTGGGTGTCGGGCGTTGCCGAAACCAACCGCGCGCCGTTCGACGTGGTGGAAGGTGAATCGGAAATCGTCGCTGGCCACATGGTCGAGTACTCGGGCGGTGCGTTCGCGCTGTTCTTCCTGGCCGAATACGCCAACATGATCCTGATCAGCTTCCTGATCTCGATCTTCTTCCTCGGCGGCTGGCTGAGCCCCATCCAGGGCTGGGTCAACTTCGGCGACGTCTCGCCGCTGGTCGACTGGATCTGGAAGGGCGGTGCACCGTGGCTGTTCGTCAAGGTGTTCTTCTTCGCCAGTGCCTACATCTGGTTCCGTGCCAGCTTCCCGCGCTTCCGCTATGACCAGATCATGCGCCTGGGCTGGAAGGTCTTCATCCCGCTGGCCATTCTGTGGATCGCGGTTACCGCCGTCATGGTGTTCTTCGGCGTGATTCAAAAGGGCGTCTAA
- the nuoG gene encoding NADH-quinone oxidoreductase subunit NuoG, with the protein MSAQPVNPNVPPDHVTIEIDGKSLVVPKGSMIIQAADKAGISIPRFCYHEKLPIAANCRMCLVDVEKSPKPAPACATPVMDGMKVATRSEKALKFQRSVMEFLLINHPLDCPICDQGGECELQDVSLGYGRSVSRFNERKRVVPDEDMGPLVATEMTRCIQCTRCVRFTADVAGTYELGGMYRGENLQIGTFDGKPLTTELSGNVVDVCPVGALTNKVFQFRARPWELTARESLGYHDAMGSNLFLHVRRGEVLRTVPRDNEAVNECWLSDRDRYSHQGLYSEDRAVKPLRKVNGEWKEVSWAEGLAAAAEILKANQGDNLGVLVHPSTSNEEGALLARLAKGLGSSNIDHRINNRDFSDAATAEVFGLPLAEIEGADRIVVLGSNIRHELPLLHARLRKAQTTNGAKIHVVNPVDFDFAFSIAGKQIVAPSKFVDALANAELRSAVQGGNNTVLIVGGIAENHPQAAAIRAAARDFAAATGAKLCRIPQGANAVGLTRAGVLPAGKDVAAMLAQPRQAYVVYGLEPGLDFADAPAARKALVGAKVVAFSQFACVSTRDVADVILPIGALPEIDATLTNLDGREQSARAGGKLPGEAREGWRVLRALGGELAVAGFDFTDLAGLRASLAPVSVTVAASAQPVVAGEGLEVASTAAIYRTDAVVRRAPALQSHPLNNAPRIVLNAEDAARLQLQEGQMAKVGTDAGKATLPVVIDARVAAGSVWIESGHGATAPLGAARVTVVAA; encoded by the coding sequence ATGAGCGCGCAACCCGTAAACCCGAACGTGCCACCGGATCACGTGACCATCGAAATCGATGGCAAGTCGCTGGTCGTGCCCAAGGGTTCGATGATCATCCAGGCGGCCGACAAGGCCGGCATTTCGATTCCGCGCTTCTGCTACCACGAGAAGCTGCCGATCGCCGCCAACTGCCGCATGTGCCTGGTGGACGTGGAAAAGTCGCCGAAGCCGGCGCCGGCCTGCGCCACCCCGGTGATGGATGGCATGAAGGTCGCCACCCGCAGCGAGAAGGCACTGAAGTTCCAGCGCTCGGTGATGGAGTTCCTGCTCATTAACCACCCGCTGGACTGCCCGATCTGCGATCAGGGCGGCGAGTGCGAGCTGCAGGACGTGTCGCTGGGCTATGGCCGTTCGGTCAGCCGCTTCAACGAGCGCAAGCGCGTGGTGCCGGACGAGGACATGGGCCCGCTGGTCGCCACCGAGATGACCCGCTGCATCCAGTGCACCCGCTGCGTCCGCTTCACCGCCGACGTTGCCGGTACCTACGAGCTGGGTGGCATGTACCGCGGTGAGAACCTGCAGATCGGTACCTTCGACGGCAAGCCGCTGACCACCGAGCTGTCCGGCAATGTCGTCGACGTCTGCCCGGTCGGCGCACTGACCAACAAGGTGTTCCAGTTCCGCGCCCGCCCGTGGGAACTGACCGCGCGCGAGTCGCTGGGCTACCACGACGCGATGGGTTCGAACCTGTTCCTGCACGTGCGTCGCGGCGAAGTGCTGCGCACCGTGCCGCGCGACAACGAAGCGGTGAACGAGTGCTGGCTGTCCGACCGTGACCGCTACTCGCACCAGGGCCTGTACAGCGAAGACCGTGCGGTCAAGCCGCTGCGCAAGGTCAATGGCGAGTGGAAGGAAGTGAGCTGGGCCGAAGGCCTGGCCGCGGCCGCCGAGATCCTCAAGGCCAACCAGGGCGACAACCTGGGCGTGCTGGTGCACCCGTCCACCTCGAACGAGGAAGGCGCGCTGCTGGCCCGCCTGGCCAAGGGCCTGGGCTCGAGCAACATCGACCACCGCATCAACAACCGCGATTTCTCCGACGCCGCAACCGCCGAAGTGTTCGGCCTGCCGCTCGCCGAGATCGAAGGCGCCGACCGCATCGTCGTTCTGGGCAGCAACATCCGCCACGAACTGCCGCTGCTGCACGCCCGCCTGCGCAAGGCGCAGACCACCAACGGCGCAAAGATCCACGTCGTCAACCCGGTGGACTTCGACTTCGCCTTCAGCATCGCCGGCAAGCAGATCGTCGCGCCGTCGAAGTTCGTCGACGCGCTGGCCAACGCCGAGCTGCGTTCGGCGGTGCAGGGCGGCAACAACACCGTGCTGATCGTCGGTGGCATCGCCGAAAACCATCCGCAGGCTGCCGCGATCCGCGCCGCCGCGCGTGACTTCGCCGCTGCGACCGGTGCCAAGCTGTGCCGCATCCCGCAGGGTGCCAACGCCGTTGGCCTGACCCGCGCAGGCGTGCTGCCGGCCGGCAAGGACGTCGCCGCAATGCTGGCGCAGCCGCGCCAGGCCTACGTGGTGTACGGCCTGGAGCCGGGTCTGGACTTCGCCGACGCCCCCGCCGCGCGCAAGGCGCTGGTCGGCGCCAAGGTGGTGGCCTTCAGCCAGTTCGCCTGCGTCTCCACCCGCGACGTTGCCGACGTGATCCTGCCGATCGGTGCGCTGCCGGAAATCGACGCCACCCTGACCAACCTCGATGGTCGCGAGCAGTCGGCGCGTGCCGGCGGCAAGCTGCCGGGCGAGGCCCGTGAGGGCTGGCGCGTGCTGCGCGCCCTGGGCGGTGAGCTGGCGGTAGCCGGTTTCGACTTCACCGACCTGGCCGGCCTGCGCGCCAGCCTGGCCCCGGTGTCGGTCACCGTTGCCGCCTCGGCACAGCCGGTGGTTGCCGGCGAAGGCCTGGAAGTGGCTTCGACCGCCGCGATCTACCGCACCGATGCGGTGGTCCGTCGCGCCCCGGCGCTGCAGTCGCATCCGCTCAACAACGCCCCGCGCATCGTGCTGAACGCTGAAGATGCCGCTCGCCTGCAGCTGCAGGAAGGGCAGATGGCCAAGGTCGGCACCGATGCCGGCAAGGCCACCCTGCCGGTGGTGATCGACGCCCGCGTCGCTGCGGGTTCGGTCTGGATTGAATCGGGCCACGGCGCGACCGCGCCGCTGGGTGCCGCTCGCGTAACGGTGGTGGCTGCATGA
- the nuoF gene encoding NADH-quinone oxidoreductase subunit NuoF: MAHHHESKGPVGPAPLPHQVVYTTLHYDTPWSYESYLKTGGYAALRKILEEKIPPEQVIEMVKASGLRGRGGAGFPTGLKWSFMPKGNMQKYILCNSDESEPGTCKDRDILRYNPHSVVEGMAIACYATGSTVGYNYLRGEFHHEPFEHFEQALADAYANGWLGKNVMGSGVDIDIYGALGAGAYICGEETALMESLEGKKGQPRYKPPFPANFGLYGKPSTINNTETYGSVPAIIRNGPEWFKGLSLTANGGPKCFSVSGCVQNGGNFEVPLGTKFHDLLEMAGGLRPGRTLKGAIPGGVSMPVLTAAELQDLPMDYDTIRALGSGLGSGAIVVLDDSVCCVKFACRISQFFHKESCGQCTPCREGTGWMHRVLERIVAGKATMEDLHQLKAVAGQIEGHTICAFGEAAAWPIQGFLRQFWDEFEYYIVNGHSMVDGKKVEAAAA, translated from the coding sequence ATGGCACATCACCACGAATCCAAGGGTCCGGTCGGCCCCGCGCCGCTGCCGCACCAGGTGGTCTACACCACCCTGCATTACGACACCCCGTGGTCGTACGAAAGCTACCTGAAGACCGGTGGCTACGCTGCCCTGCGCAAGATCCTCGAAGAGAAGATCCCGCCGGAGCAGGTCATCGAGATGGTCAAGGCCTCGGGCCTGCGCGGGCGCGGTGGCGCAGGCTTCCCGACCGGCCTGAAGTGGTCCTTCATGCCCAAGGGCAACATGCAGAAGTACATCCTCTGCAACTCGGACGAATCCGAGCCGGGCACCTGCAAGGACCGCGACATCCTGCGCTACAACCCGCATTCGGTGGTGGAAGGCATGGCGATCGCCTGCTACGCCACCGGTTCGACCGTGGGTTACAACTACCTGCGCGGTGAGTTCCACCACGAGCCGTTCGAGCACTTCGAGCAGGCCCTGGCCGACGCCTATGCAAATGGCTGGCTGGGCAAGAACGTGATGGGCTCGGGCGTGGACATCGACATCTACGGTGCGCTGGGCGCCGGTGCGTACATCTGCGGCGAAGAAACCGCGCTGATGGAATCGCTGGAAGGCAAGAAGGGCCAGCCGCGCTACAAGCCGCCGTTCCCGGCCAACTTCGGCCTGTACGGCAAGCCGTCGACGATCAACAACACCGAAACCTACGGTTCGGTGCCGGCGATCATCCGCAACGGTCCGGAGTGGTTCAAGGGCCTGAGCCTGACCGCCAACGGCGGTCCGAAGTGCTTCTCGGTGTCCGGCTGCGTGCAGAACGGCGGCAACTTCGAAGTGCCGCTGGGCACCAAGTTCCACGACCTGCTGGAAATGGCCGGTGGCCTGCGTCCGGGCCGTACCCTCAAGGGCGCGATCCCGGGCGGCGTGTCGATGCCGGTACTGACCGCGGCCGAGCTGCAGGATCTGCCGATGGACTACGACACCATCCGTGCGCTGGGCTCCGGCCTGGGTTCGGGTGCGATCGTGGTGCTCGACGACAGCGTCTGCTGCGTCAAGTTCGCCTGCCGCATCAGCCAGTTCTTCCACAAGGAATCGTGCGGCCAGTGCACTCCGTGCCGTGAAGGCACCGGCTGGATGCACCGCGTGCTGGAGCGCATCGTCGCCGGCAAGGCCACGATGGAAGACCTGCACCAGCTGAAGGCGGTGGCCGGCCAGATCGAAGGCCACACCATCTGTGCGTTCGGTGAAGCGGCTGCATGGCCCATCCAGGGCTTCCTGCGCCAGTTCTGGGACGAATTCGAGTACTACATCGTCAACGGTCATTCGATGGTTGACGGCAAGAAGGTGGAGGCAGCCGCCGCATGA
- the nuoE gene encoding NADH-quinone oxidoreductase subunit NuoE codes for MKATGNFEAARDVDPMVVLSDKTRAHIDHWLSKFPPDRKRSAVLQGLHAAQEQNEGWLTDELIAGVAKYLDLPPVWAYEVASFYSMFETEKVGRNNVAICTNISCWLNGAEDIVRHCEKKLGIKHGESTPDGRVYLKREEECLAGCGGAPMMVINGHYHERLTLEKVDELLDGLE; via the coding sequence ATGAAGGCGACAGGTAATTTCGAGGCGGCGCGCGACGTCGACCCGATGGTGGTGCTGAGCGACAAGACCCGCGCTCACATCGATCACTGGCTGTCCAAGTTCCCGCCGGACCGCAAGCGCTCTGCCGTGCTGCAGGGCCTGCATGCGGCCCAGGAGCAGAACGAGGGCTGGCTGACCGACGAACTGATCGCCGGCGTGGCCAAGTACCTCGACCTGCCGCCGGTGTGGGCCTACGAGGTCGCCAGCTTCTACTCGATGTTCGAGACCGAGAAGGTGGGCCGCAACAACGTGGCCATCTGCACCAACATCAGCTGCTGGCTCAATGGCGCCGAGGACATCGTCCGCCATTGCGAGAAGAAGCTGGGCATCAAGCACGGTGAATCGACCCCGGACGGCCGCGTCTACCTCAAGCGCGAGGAAGAGTGCCTGGCCGGCTGCGGTGGCGCGCCGATGATGGTCATCAACGGTCACTACCATGAGCGTCTGACCCTGGAAAAGGTCGACGAGCTGCTGGACGGGCTGGAGTAA